The following coding sequences are from one Aeromicrobium duanguangcaii window:
- a CDS encoding NUDIX hydrolase yields MTLTDDIRHVLAGWSPPDAEQQALRELFAAHAAAHDEPGARACAPDHVTASALVVSAQHTEVALVLHPKFGRWLQTGGHCEPADPTLAAAALREATEETGIDGLTIDPEPLLLSRHPVRCHEGGHHLDVQFVAVAPAGAQPQCSEESDDVRWFRVDALPGSTDESVRSLVAAARSRLRESPSPRPSDGSA; encoded by the coding sequence GTGACTCTGACCGACGACATCCGCCACGTGCTGGCGGGCTGGTCGCCGCCCGACGCCGAGCAGCAGGCGCTGCGTGAGCTGTTCGCCGCTCATGCCGCAGCGCACGACGAGCCGGGCGCACGCGCCTGCGCGCCCGATCACGTGACGGCCAGCGCACTGGTGGTCTCAGCCCAGCACACCGAGGTGGCGCTGGTCCTGCACCCGAAGTTCGGTCGCTGGCTGCAGACCGGCGGCCACTGCGAGCCGGCCGACCCCACCCTCGCGGCCGCGGCACTGCGCGAGGCCACGGAGGAGACGGGGATCGACGGCCTGACCATCGATCCGGAGCCGCTGCTGCTCTCGCGGCACCCGGTGCGGTGCCACGAGGGCGGACATCACCTCGACGTGCAGTTCGTGGCGGTCGCCCCCGCGGGCGCCCAGCCGCAGTGCTCCGAGGAGTCCGACGACGTGCGCTGGTTCCGAGTGGACGCGCTGCCCGGGTCGACGGACGAGTCCGTCAGGAGTCTCGTCGCTGCTGCCAGGTCGCGCCTTCGAGAAAGCCCATCGCCTCGTCCATCCGATGGAAGCGCTTGA
- a CDS encoding UPF0182 family membrane protein — protein MSDIFGSTPPRRDPETRSDRGRRVLIPTIVTLAVLLVVGSLFVSLWTERLWYGSVDFQGVFTKVLLTRAALFVAFAVFGALVIGVNVWLAHRNRPNPLGLRRDDPAARYRMAITPIARWALLAVAAFVGLFSGIIGSSRWKTFQLWLNGESFGRKDPHFGKDVGFYVFDMPWLQFIVSYLFALLLITALAVAFVHYVFGGIRLASKGPKFSRAAQIQVAVLIGLAMLVRAAHYWLDRYAMAYDTSGLFDGITYTAANAEIPAKNILMVVAILCALMFFSTIFLGSWTLPALGLGLWFLTSLLIGAAWPAIMQQFQVNPSEPDREGPYLEENIKGTREAFGVSEVGTNDYSAKTELTPKELTASAEARVSTRLLDPTLISPAFQQLQQVRGYYTVPTTLDVDRYALGDNPQPQDVIIAAREVDLEGLQSTQRTWSNDHTVYTHGYGVIAAYGNKRGSQGEPVWVAKDIPPTGDLKFDGPPRIYFGESSPAYSIVGRPDGAAPIEVDTPRGGASDEEGAEDTTANTYDGKGGVEMGSLFRQVLYAFKFAEPKIVLSDRVNENSKIIYDRHPRERVRKVAPWLTLDGDTYPAVVDGKVVWIVDGYTTSNSYPYSESRSLATSTSDTLTEGASQIALPTDQVNYMRNSVKAVVDAYDGTVKLYEWDTEDPILKTWSKVFPDAVEPKSEISPALLQHLRYPVDMFKVQRDVLSRYHVTNAQTFYEDGERWKIPEDPSAAGSTKQPPYYLSTSGPGDASPKFSLTSVYLPNNRQNLAAFMSVNSEASDVENYGKLEILELPSDTRVGGPNQIAAQFESDAGVRAALLQYEQSQNTRILRGNLLTLPVSGAMLYVQPIYIQRVGEGSYPVLQLITATFGDGVGVGQTLDEALRVALGLEKGSTPEPESAGGGEAGGGAAGGAPAATKTAEQYLADASRYYDQAQAALEDGNLATYQARIDDMAEALAAAQRQLEK, from the coding sequence GTGAGCGACATCTTCGGATCGACACCCCCTCGACGCGACCCCGAAACGCGTTCCGACCGAGGACGTCGGGTTCTGATCCCGACCATCGTCACGCTGGCGGTGCTGCTCGTCGTCGGGTCGCTGTTCGTCAGCCTGTGGACCGAGCGCCTCTGGTATGGCTCGGTGGACTTCCAGGGCGTCTTCACGAAGGTCCTGCTCACCCGCGCGGCGCTGTTCGTCGCGTTCGCCGTGTTCGGCGCCCTCGTGATCGGTGTGAACGTCTGGCTCGCGCACCGCAACCGCCCCAACCCGCTGGGTCTGCGCCGTGACGACCCGGCTGCCCGGTACCGCATGGCGATCACGCCGATCGCGCGCTGGGCACTGCTCGCCGTCGCGGCCTTCGTGGGTCTCTTCTCGGGCATCATCGGCAGCAGCCGCTGGAAGACCTTCCAGCTGTGGCTCAACGGCGAGTCGTTCGGCCGCAAGGACCCGCACTTCGGCAAGGACGTGGGCTTCTACGTCTTCGACATGCCGTGGCTGCAGTTCATCGTGTCGTACCTGTTTGCACTGCTGCTCATCACGGCCCTCGCAGTGGCGTTCGTGCACTACGTCTTCGGCGGGATCCGCCTGGCGTCCAAGGGCCCGAAGTTCAGCCGCGCCGCCCAGATCCAGGTGGCGGTGCTGATCGGCCTGGCGATGCTCGTGCGCGCGGCCCACTACTGGCTCGACCGCTACGCGATGGCCTACGACACCTCCGGGTTGTTCGACGGCATCACGTACACCGCGGCCAACGCCGAGATCCCGGCCAAGAACATCCTCATGGTCGTCGCGATCCTGTGCGCCCTGATGTTCTTCTCGACGATCTTCCTGGGCTCGTGGACGCTGCCCGCGCTGGGCCTGGGTCTGTGGTTCCTCACGTCGCTGCTGATCGGCGCCGCATGGCCCGCGATCATGCAGCAGTTCCAGGTCAACCCCTCCGAGCCGGACCGCGAGGGCCCGTACCTGGAGGAGAACATCAAGGGCACCCGCGAGGCCTTCGGGGTCTCCGAGGTCGGCACCAACGACTACTCCGCCAAGACCGAGCTGACCCCCAAGGAGCTGACCGCCTCGGCCGAGGCCCGCGTCAGCACCCGACTGCTCGACCCCACGCTGATCTCGCCGGCCTTCCAGCAACTGCAGCAGGTCCGCGGCTACTACACGGTCCCGACGACGCTCGACGTCGACCGCTACGCGCTGGGTGACAACCCGCAGCCGCAGGACGTCATCATCGCGGCCCGCGAGGTCGACCTCGAGGGCCTGCAGTCCACGCAGCGCACGTGGTCGAACGACCACACGGTCTACACGCACGGCTACGGCGTGATCGCCGCCTACGGCAACAAGCGCGGCTCGCAGGGCGAGCCGGTGTGGGTCGCCAAGGACATCCCGCCCACCGGCGACCTGAAGTTCGACGGCCCGCCGCGGATCTACTTCGGCGAGAGCTCGCCGGCGTACTCGATCGTGGGTCGCCCGGACGGCGCGGCGCCGATCGAGGTCGACACGCCGCGCGGCGGTGCCTCGGACGAGGAGGGGGCCGAGGACACCACGGCCAACACGTACGACGGCAAGGGCGGCGTGGAGATGGGCTCGCTGTTCCGGCAGGTGCTGTACGCCTTCAAGTTCGCCGAGCCGAAGATCGTGCTCTCGGACCGCGTCAACGAGAACTCCAAGATCATCTACGACCGTCACCCGCGCGAACGCGTCCGCAAGGTCGCCCCGTGGCTGACGCTCGACGGCGACACGTACCCGGCCGTCGTCGACGGCAAGGTCGTGTGGATCGTCGACGGCTACACGACCAGCAACTCCTACCCGTACTCGGAGTCGCGCTCGCTGGCCACGTCGACCAGCGACACCCTGACCGAGGGCGCCAGCCAGATCGCGCTGCCGACCGACCAGGTCAACTACATGCGCAACTCGGTCAAGGCCGTGGTGGACGCGTACGACGGCACCGTCAAGCTCTATGAGTGGGACACCGAGGACCCGATCCTGAAGACGTGGTCCAAGGTCTTCCCCGACGCCGTCGAGCCGAAGTCCGAGATCAGCCCCGCGCTGCTGCAGCACCTGCGCTACCCGGTGGACATGTTCAAGGTCCAGCGCGACGTGCTCAGCCGCTACCACGTGACGAACGCGCAGACGTTCTACGAGGACGGCGAGCGCTGGAAGATCCCCGAGGACCCGTCCGCGGCCGGCAGCACCAAGCAGCCGCCGTACTACCTGTCGACGAGCGGGCCCGGCGACGCGTCGCCGAAGTTCAGCCTGACCTCGGTGTACCTGCCGAACAACCGCCAGAACCTGGCGGCGTTCATGAGCGTGAACTCCGAGGCGTCCGACGTCGAGAACTACGGCAAGCTCGAGATCCTGGAGCTGCCCAGCGACACGCGCGTCGGCGGTCCCAACCAGATCGCGGCGCAGTTCGAGTCCGATGCGGGCGTCCGCGCGGCGCTGCTGCAGTACGAGCAGTCGCAGAACACGCGGATCCTGCGGGGCAACCTGCTGACGCTCCCGGTCAGTGGCGCGATGCTCTACGTCCAGCCGATCTACATCCAGCGTGTGGGCGAGGGCTCGTACCCGGTGCTGCAGCTGATCACCGCGACGTTCGGTGACGGCGTGGGCGTGGGCCAGACCCTCGACGAGGCGCTGCGCGTGGCCTTGGGACTGGAGAAGGGCAGCACGCCCGAGCCCGAGTCCGCCGGTGGTGGCGAGGCCGGCGGCGGTGCCGCCGGCGGTGCTCCGGCAGCGACCAAGACGGCCGAGCAGTACCTGGCCGATGCGTCGCGCTACTACGACCAGGCCCAGGCCGCGCTCGAGGACGGCAACCTGGCCACGTACCAGGCGCGCATCGACGACATGGCCGAGGCGCTGGCCGCGGCGCAGCGCCAGCTGGAGAAGTAG
- a CDS encoding PPA1309 family protein, whose translation MSDPRLTVSGEGMGEDSPVRQAALEVESHVGDGGWDQAPRMFALVLTADLLAAQPELADDLGDPESYTPIEQELPPGREVEELLPEIGWPAEVGGCAVVMERLTLPAAAQDQVPEDPAEAIEFATNHPDRQEVRIVAAVLRDGSAHVAVRPRTPADAPLIEGPGVIPGLVQMLSETLAEDV comes from the coding sequence GTGAGTGATCCCCGGTTGACCGTCAGCGGCGAGGGCATGGGCGAGGACTCGCCGGTGCGCCAGGCCGCCCTCGAGGTCGAGTCCCACGTCGGCGATGGCGGCTGGGACCAGGCCCCGCGCATGTTCGCGTTGGTGCTGACCGCCGACCTCCTGGCGGCCCAGCCCGAGCTGGCCGACGACCTCGGCGACCCCGAGTCGTACACGCCGATCGAGCAGGAGCTGCCGCCCGGCCGCGAGGTCGAGGAGCTGCTGCCCGAGATCGGCTGGCCGGCCGAGGTGGGCGGCTGCGCCGTCGTCATGGAGCGGCTCACGCTGCCGGCGGCCGCCCAGGACCAGGTGCCCGAGGATCCGGCCGAGGCCATCGAGTTCGCCACCAACCATCCCGATCGCCAGGAGGTGCGGATCGTCGCGGCGGTCCTGCGTGACGGCTCCGCCCACGTGGCGGTGCGGCCGCGGACGCCCGCCGACGCGCCGCTCATCGAGGGCCCGGGCGTGATCCCCGGTCTGGTCCAGATGTTGTCCGAGACGCTCGCCGAGGACGTCTGA
- a CDS encoding DUF5679 domain-containing protein translates to MAETWTGEFYCVKCKDKRETSGEVQVSEKGTRMAKGVCPECGTKLNRILGKA, encoded by the coding sequence ATGGCGGAGACATGGACGGGCGAGTTCTACTGCGTGAAGTGCAAGGACAAGCGCGAGACGAGCGGTGAAGTCCAGGTCAGCGAGAAGGGCACCCGCATGGCCAAGGGCGTCTGCCCCGAGTGTGGGACGAAGCTCAACCGCATTCTCGGCAAGGCCTGA
- a CDS encoding aminoacyl-tRNA deacylase — MTAALDAAGIDYTVTHHGQVGSLAEAAAARGVDPNRIVKTLVVRRGDDDHLFVLVPGDRQIDWPKLRHALGVSRLSMPSPEDAFAATGYERGTITPFGSTHAWPVIADEHVTGTISLGGGAHGVSVTVEAQDVIAALGATVADVTDSPTD, encoded by the coding sequence GTGACGGCCGCCCTGGACGCGGCGGGGATCGACTACACGGTGACGCACCACGGGCAGGTCGGATCCCTCGCCGAGGCGGCCGCCGCGCGGGGCGTCGACCCCAACCGGATCGTCAAGACGCTCGTTGTACGGCGCGGGGACGACGACCACCTGTTCGTGCTCGTCCCCGGCGACCGCCAGATCGACTGGCCGAAGCTGCGGCACGCCTTGGGCGTCTCGCGGCTGTCGATGCCCTCTCCCGAGGACGCGTTCGCGGCGACCGGCTACGAGCGCGGCACGATCACGCCCTTCGGATCGACCCACGCCTGGCCCGTCATCGCGGACGAGCACGTCACCGGGACGATCTCGCTCGGCGGCGGCGCCCACGGCGTCTCGGTGACGGTGGAGGCCCAGGACGTCATCGCCGCCCTGGGCGCCACCGTCGCCGATGTCACCGACTCCCCCACCGACTGA
- a CDS encoding zinc-dependent metalloprotease, giving the protein MAEEPREDPQNPFKGTPLEGLFGQMGGGQFDLGQMMSQMQRMFEPHEGTVNYRLAADVARHAVAAAGEDPTPHTGQIGAVADAARLAEMWLDRVTDLPAGATSAVAWSRAEWVEHTMDTWQVMVEPVAQHVVASMEDAIPPEAKAMAGPLVGMLNQAGGAMFGQQVGSAIGALATEVLSSTEVGLPLGPEHTAALLPHNITALAEGLEATQADVLLYVMLRESAHHRLYARATWLRAAVLGAIEDFARGIRIDVAAIEEQMRSVDPSNPQAMQEALSGGLFDPRPTPEQERAKERLELLLALVEGWVDSVVAQATADVMPAAGALAEAFRRRRATGGPAEETFATLVGLELRPRRLRDAANLWSALRDRRGAEARDTVWSHPDLLPTSADLDDPLGFCDKQTGELSDADFDAALQQLLSSDESSDDESGDESGPDDAR; this is encoded by the coding sequence ATGGCTGAGGAACCTCGCGAGGACCCGCAGAACCCCTTCAAGGGCACGCCCCTGGAGGGCCTGTTCGGACAGATGGGCGGGGGTCAGTTCGACCTCGGCCAGATGATGTCCCAGATGCAGCGGATGTTCGAGCCGCACGAGGGCACCGTGAACTACCGTCTCGCCGCCGACGTGGCCCGTCACGCCGTGGCCGCCGCCGGCGAGGACCCCACTCCCCACACGGGCCAGATCGGCGCTGTCGCCGACGCCGCGCGGCTGGCCGAGATGTGGCTCGATCGCGTCACCGACCTGCCTGCGGGGGCGACCTCGGCCGTGGCCTGGAGCCGCGCGGAGTGGGTCGAGCACACGATGGACACCTGGCAGGTCATGGTCGAGCCCGTGGCCCAGCACGTCGTCGCCTCGATGGAGGACGCGATCCCGCCGGAGGCGAAGGCCATGGCCGGTCCCCTCGTCGGGATGCTCAACCAGGCCGGCGGCGCCATGTTCGGCCAGCAGGTCGGCTCGGCGATCGGCGCCCTGGCCACCGAGGTCCTCTCCTCGACCGAGGTCGGACTGCCGCTCGGTCCCGAGCACACCGCCGCCCTGCTGCCGCACAACATCACGGCACTCGCGGAGGGCCTCGAGGCCACGCAGGCCGACGTCCTGCTCTACGTGATGCTCCGCGAGAGCGCCCACCACCGCCTCTATGCCCGCGCGACCTGGCTGCGCGCCGCCGTCCTGGGCGCCATCGAGGACTTCGCCCGCGGCATCCGCATCGACGTGGCTGCGATCGAGGAGCAGATGCGCTCGGTCGACCCCAGCAACCCCCAGGCGATGCAGGAGGCGCTCTCCGGCGGCCTCTTCGATCCCCGGCCCACCCCGGAGCAGGAGCGCGCCAAGGAGCGCCTCGAGCTGCTGCTCGCGCTCGTCGAGGGCTGGGTCGACTCGGTCGTCGCCCAGGCCACCGCCGACGTCATGCCGGCCGCCGGCGCGCTGGCCGAGGCGTTCCGCCGCCGCCGCGCCACCGGTGGACCCGCCGAGGAGACCTTCGCGACGCTGGTCGGCTTGGAGCTGCGCCCCCGCCGCCTGCGCGACGCCGCCAATCTGTGGTCCGCGCTGCGCGATCGTCGCGGCGCCGAGGCGCGCGACACCGTGTGGAGCCACCCGGACCTGCTGCCGACGTCCGCGGACCTCGACGACCCGCTCGGCTTCTGCGACAAGCAGACCGGCGAGCTGAGCGACGCCGACTTCGACGCCGCCCTGCAGCAGTTGTTGTCCTCCGACGAGTCCAGTGACGACGAGTCGGGTGACGAGTCCGGCCCCGACGACGCCCGGTGA
- a CDS encoding YlbL family protein: protein MASPMRLSRRTLTLTVGLSFLTVLTCLVAFLPVPYVTMRPGPVFNTLGDLDGTPMLTFGKGVRTYPTDGRLDFTTVSVTRAESRMSLSGAIEGWLDPNVAVVPHDFVYPDRQTNEQSQAEGAAELASSQDASRAAALKAAGFTVKELPKVAQVVDKGPAEGKLEAGDLILTVDGRKVDDQAAVGEAISARKPGTEVTIGYRRDGKDGTATITTTAMPDDPKKARVGISVGTGFEFPIEIENNIGDRVGGPSAGTMFALAIYDELTPGPLTGGQNVAGTGTIDPDGNVGAIGGVRQKMAGAAKAGADVFLVPAQNCQEATDGGDFDMTLVKVEKLQDAIDAVGALAKNPKTKVASCE from the coding sequence GTGGCATCCCCGATGCGTCTCAGCCGGCGCACGCTCACTCTCACCGTCGGTCTCTCGTTCCTGACGGTGCTGACCTGTCTCGTGGCGTTCCTGCCCGTCCCGTACGTGACGATGCGTCCCGGGCCGGTCTTCAACACCCTCGGCGACCTGGACGGCACCCCGATGCTGACGTTCGGCAAGGGCGTCCGCACCTACCCGACGGACGGCCGCCTGGACTTCACGACCGTGTCGGTGACGCGGGCGGAGTCCCGCATGTCGCTGAGCGGCGCGATCGAGGGGTGGCTCGACCCGAACGTGGCGGTCGTTCCCCACGACTTCGTCTACCCCGATCGCCAGACGAACGAGCAGTCCCAGGCCGAGGGCGCCGCGGAGCTGGCCAGCTCGCAGGACGCCTCACGCGCCGCGGCGCTGAAGGCGGCCGGGTTCACGGTCAAGGAGCTGCCCAAGGTGGCCCAGGTCGTCGACAAGGGCCCTGCCGAGGGCAAGCTCGAGGCCGGCGACCTCATCCTGACCGTCGACGGCCGCAAGGTCGACGACCAGGCCGCCGTGGGCGAGGCGATCAGCGCCCGCAAGCCCGGCACCGAGGTCACGATCGGCTACCGCCGGGACGGCAAGGACGGCACCGCGACGATCACCACGACCGCGATGCCGGACGACCCGAAGAAGGCTCGCGTCGGCATCTCCGTCGGCACCGGGTTCGAGTTCCCCATCGAGATCGAGAACAACATCGGCGACCGCGTGGGCGGCCCGAGCGCCGGGACGATGTTCGCCCTGGCGATCTACGACGAGCTGACCCCCGGCCCACTCACCGGCGGGCAGAACGTCGCGGGAACCGGCACGATCGATCCCGACGGCAACGTCGGCGCCATCGGCGGGGTCCGGCAGAAGATGGCCGGCGCCGCGAAGGCGGGCGCCGACGTCTTCCTCGTGCCGGCGCAGAACTGCCAGGAGGCGACGGACGGTGGGGACTTCGACATGACGCTGGTCAAGGTCGAGAAGCTGCAGGACGCGATCGACGCCGTCGGCGCGCTCGCGAAGAACCCGAAGACGAAGGTGGCGAGCTGTGAGTGA
- a CDS encoding M48 metallopeptidase family protein: MLHEPVDERQAADVAAALDCSGLLLALYRGPMGQIEVRRSARRTRTVSARREGGRTIVMIPASMNEREERRAVAEMVARLDARDQRRSVARSDTALEERAARLAALYVPEAPVPASVRWVTNQNTRWGSCTPEDRTIRLSHRLREMPDHVVDAVLVHELAHLVVAGHGRDFEAIVKRFHRMDEAMGFLEGATWQQRRDS; encoded by the coding sequence ATGCTCCACGAGCCTGTGGATGAGCGACAGGCCGCGGATGTGGCGGCGGCGCTCGACTGCTCGGGTCTGCTGTTGGCGCTCTACCGTGGTCCCATGGGCCAGATCGAGGTGCGGCGCAGCGCGCGCAGGACTCGCACCGTCTCCGCTCGCCGCGAGGGCGGCCGCACGATCGTCATGATTCCGGCCTCGATGAACGAACGCGAGGAGCGCCGGGCGGTCGCCGAGATGGTCGCCCGTCTCGACGCGCGCGACCAGCGGCGCTCGGTGGCGCGCTCCGACACGGCGCTCGAGGAGCGGGCCGCGCGGCTGGCCGCCCTGTACGTTCCCGAGGCTCCCGTGCCCGCCTCGGTGCGCTGGGTCACCAACCAGAACACCCGCTGGGGCTCGTGCACCCCGGAGGATCGCACGATCCGGCTCTCACACCGCCTGCGCGAGATGCCCGATCACGTCGTCGACGCGGTTCTCGTCCACGAGCTCGCGCACCTGGTCGTCGCGGGCCACGGCCGCGACTTCGAGGCGATCGTCAAGCGCTTCCATCGGATGGACGAGGCGATGGGCTTTCTCGAAGGCGCGACCTGGCAGCAGCGACGAGACTCCTGA